In Moorena sp. SIOASIH, the sequence GGTCTTTTCTTCACTGATTTCCATTCCCCGGTCTGCGAGAAAGGTTTTAATTTTCTCTAGGATTTTTTCTGCGTTATCTTTAGGCTTGAGGATTACTACCATATCATCAGCGTATCTTATACATCTGTTTCTAGGGTTTATTTCCTCTATTCCATCTAGTGCGATATTGGCTAGAAGTGGGCTGACTACACCTCCTTGGGGTGTTCCTTGCTCTGGGAATTCCGGATTGATGCCTGCTTTTAGACATCTGAATATCCCTGTTTTCAGACCCGCAGGTGCTAGCAATCTATCCATAATTGAGCTGTGGGATATGCGGTCAAAACACTTCTTTATGTCTACTTCTATTATTCTTTTCTTGATGCCTTTTTGTTTTGAATTCAGGTTTAAAAACAGTAGTTTTTGTGCGTCTTGGGCACACCTACCTGTTCTGAATCCATAACTATAGGCACTGAACGTTGCTTCGTGGGCAGGTTCGAGAGCGAATTTTGCGAGACATTGCCATGCTCTATCTCGGATTGTTGGTACTTTCAGCATTCTTGTACCTCCGTTTTTCTTGGCTATGGGGATTTCCCTTAGGCCGAGGTGCGTCCAGTTTTCCGCACTAGATACTAGCTTTTTAAGTACCTCAAATCTTTCTTTGTAGGTTAGGTGTGATTTCCCGTCTACTCCGGCGGTTCTTTTTCCGGTGTTGAGCTGAGTCACTTGACGGATGGCCAAAAGTTGGGCAGAACGGGATTTCAATATCAGTTTCTGAAGTGACCGAGCTTTCCTCAGGTCTCCAGCTTGAACTGCTTTATAAACTCTTCTTTGCAGGCGAAAAAGGTTCCGGCAGAGTTTTTTCCACTTTTGACTTTTCCAGAGGTCACTATATCTATTAGACATGTGTCTACCCATACTCTGTTAGGATTTGTTTATCTTGATACCCGTAGCCAGTTTCCGGCTACATCTTACCCGACAGTAGGGATTAGGTTTGGCATAACTTACCGAGGATTCGACTATTTCCTCAGACCTATTTATGCTGTCGTTTTTACTCGTTCCGTCTATCAGATTGTTTTGACGATTTAGGGCAATCCATTTTGCCTATCCTCTCCTCGAAAGTTACAGATA encodes:
- a CDS encoding reverse transcriptase domain-containing protein, encoding MSNRYSDLWKSQKWKKLCRNLFRLQRRVYKAVQAGDLRKARSLQKLILKSRSAQLLAIRQVTQLNTGKRTAGVDGKSHLTYKERFEVLKKLVSSAENWTHLGLREIPIAKKNGGTRMLKVPTIRDRAWQCLAKFALEPAHEATFSAYSYGFRTGRCAQDAQKLLFLNLNSKQKGIKKRIIEVDIKKCFDRISHSSIMDRLLAPAGLKTGIFRCLKAGINPEFPEQGTPQGGVVSPLLANIALDGIEEINPRNRCIRYADDMVVILKPKDNAEKILEKIKTFLADRGMEISEEKTKITNTTDGFDFLGWNFRVQKNGKFRCIPSVDNHRNIRKKIKTVVNSSNYGAEEKAKRLAPIVRGWRNYHKSCYMNSSRDSLWFINKTANRKFRKEKKVNRYRANELCKKGFPAVGYEQNQHVNVRGTKSPYDGDIVYWSKRNSKLYDNATSRALKRQNHSCGHCGLRFVNDERIHLHHIDGNHSNQKENNLMAVHQSCHQQIHWSQKNT